A stretch of DNA from Lotus japonicus ecotype B-129 chromosome 4, LjGifu_v1.2:
AGGGTGTAATGGTGGTGACTCGCTTGTGGCAGAAGTGACGGCTTTGAGGATGGGTCTCTCTCTCTTATGGGACACTGGAATTCGTAGTGTTGTGTGTGAAGTTGATTGCCTGGAGATTGTTGAGGTGATTCGGGATGATGTGTTTCACTTCCATGCCTTAGcatcagactttctggagatTAAGCAGCTCCTTCAGCGTCCGTGGAGTGTTCAGCTCCAGCATGCTTCCCGCAGTGCCAATGAAGTGGCGGATTGCTTAGCCGGTTTAGGTCTGTCTCAGCAGTGTGACTTTCTTCGATTAGAGGACCCCCCTCCTTAGCTTGATCCCATCTTAGCTCGGGATCTGTTAGCTTTGTAGTCTTTCTTTTGTCGTTTAAcattccgatgtaccaaaaaaaaaaaatcatgaatctGTTTGTAATTCCAACGTTTctattcttttacttttttgcGGTTATACTTGCCTCACCCTCACTATTCAGCCGTTGGGTCATGTActcatgtttaaaaaaaaaattgagactagaatttttttttgggcctTAGGCGGCCGCCTTTTTGTCACAAAGGGCTCCACGGCCCTGTGGATTAAGTTAAGTCTCTTAAATTCTACTATGGTTTCAGTAACATGCATACCATGAATCTATTTAATGGAATCACTAACTGATATTAGTTCATACACATTCCACAGTCTTCAAATGTCAATATATAAGGCCTCTCGatcaaattttaataatttggGACAATAATTCAAAGTAACAAAAAGTTACAAGGGAATCATTAGGTGGGGGGATCTGTTGCATGAAATTAATTGGGCTTGAGTCATGtgattgaaaaagaaatttatcCTCCCATGTGAAAAAGTATCTGATTGTCAAATCTCAAATGTGCCAGCTCGAGTTGTATGTGTATGCAAGCAGTTATGGACTTTACTCAAATCGCCCCATTTTTTAAATACCTTATCTTATcccgaggcttgtttttaattataagcTTAGTTTAGTTTGTTTACAACTGATCAATTTATCAAACATTAGATACTTTTTATGTTCATTTTAGATTTTTACTCACTTTCTTTATTTATCTCTACATTCTTTTTCAGGAACTTTGattctttgataaaaaaaaaatgttgttgTTTGTGTTTAGCTTTTGATTAATGTTTCTGCTTTTTATTTGTAGGAGTGACAACTGTGTTGTTGATTTTTTGGCAATAAACGTCGCCATTTATCTGGATTTATTAAGGTGGAGGAAGTTTTGCCGAAACTCCTTTTTTATATTGGCATCTAGGGCAGACCAAACAAAACAGAATCGGCCCAAACCAACCGGCTCGAAGGCCTTTTTTGCTCCATCGGGTTGGTTCGGGTCGTTGACGGGTTGAACGGGTGAGGTTTTTCGGTTCTGGTGGTTTATTTCAGTCGGTTTCGATTTGGGCCGCCAACCGAACCAGgtctaaacaaataaataaaaaatgccCTAGCCCATTCCAACCCAACTAAAATTATTCTtgtaaaaaagaaaactaagcCCCAAATACACTCAACCTCCCTCAACTAAAAAACCCTAAATCTCtctatcatcttcttcattctctcactgtaagacctggattttcagaacaagttaatttccgactcacgcgtagaatcagtgtaagcgtgacaggagtttgatatttgagaaagattaatgaagaagaaagttcaggaattgcttgagaaatgttgcgtagtcattttaggaattagagcgagtcgtctgcacacccgccttatggcaagcgtgtccagaataggctaatttcgctttagagcaacgttttaagtgagatttcgaatccttggaaaatttaaagattttctttatttttccttcgaccagcgtttcatttcggaactctagactgtacgaacgatagtattcacttttcggaagtccgacgacactaatttccttgcttcgaaaccctagattcgagcgatggatgaagactttttctattcgggacttctaacgaagtttccgtccgcgttgccagatttgtttcgacatttccaatctttcttcagaaggaagttttgttgtctgagcatcacagcaaaaagtagttttacgggacagattaacttacaccgcctttgggattttagatatcgtttttcccaaatcatagataattgttttgagttctggaattctgacgccagaatctctcttagaattcctcggtggacgtgctgcaaaaatcggaatcgcgaaattttcattttcccgcgatttcacctgcctataaatagctcgaaaaagcaaaatctcttcattctcacccattcaaggccgcgagcaaggagagaggaggagaggagaaattttcgcgaaaacttgaccaatcttcgtgcagttcgtccctacttctaggtattgaggtaactagcatgaatcctacctctgtttactgtttctgttgcgtttctgaagtcgtttctgtgctcacagttttgagctttttctaaaattgtccgatttccttgatttcttggttgggttatgctccttatgttcccatgagtctaaaacctctgtcagtaatcgccgattgcgattcagttgtccaagatttgaaaaattgattcaaaaccccattagtcgcacatttcgaaactttattgtcgaaaagctgtaatctgacttcgtgcctttaggatttgttgtcacggatgtcatgaggaccaatgctgtcaaatttgtttcccgaactgataactttgaagttttgagcctttattttggaccaaaatgcccctggatagtcgtatttcgacccgattgtccgaaaattgttccgacaatttctttgccttagttttaccctaaaactaccttgtgaattgatttagatcgaagaaaaagttcgaaaaccctattttccatagtggccgaaacctaattgcttgggtaccgtgtccaaaaataatttttgggtctctatgacctgagccattgcgtagctctttcaattgtcgaaattttggcgccggtttcgtgtcattctgagttctgtagctcgagttatgctcgttttagcgaacgaagtctccgttgtcaatttgtgcctaaataggaactctgaagctttagaggctttctttacgatttcgattagtattagtagatcgtgttgctcctagtgaagcttgtgttgatgattgtgttttctttgttctaggttcgcaatttccatgcccaacttctactcacgaaggtaaaggtaactcggttttagagcgtctttgagtcttgcatgcttttatcgcactgcctgtgtttgagatgaagatgtttatattgattggcagatgattatgattattatgctgaatttggaaaatgttttctgagaggcttcggtcgtttactggtttctgtcgttactgcttcctagtggatggaacatgtggttactttggattggtccttgggtgggctctgttattgtctgacttggcatatagggcttgagtcaagtggcgatgaggaggtgtgtcctatcattgtcccatcttgcgaggtgctaagtggcgatcaggaggtgtgtcctatgattgtcccgtcttgtgtgacgttaagtggcgattaggaggtgtgtcctatgattgtcccgtcatgtatgacgttataagtggcgatgaggaggtgtgtcctatcattgtcccgtcttgagagacgatattgatcgatccattttgttagcagcatatagttgcattatagggaactaacacctgaccctatgttgttggattttcgtattggtttattgatatctgatttgatgttacattgttgaggttattattatctgagtccgatttatgtttaagttgttgatatatgagttgagttatgttgctagttatttaccatgccaggtaattaaattcgaacagcatgatttttctcttttatacatggtaattgcatggagttaaccctttctatttgctacttgttgtttgggcgcttaacgctattaggcgatggagatccttccgccgaggcatagctactcgagttggagatcgagttgtaagcggtggagtagaggtatgagaagcagctttgcttctcttcttgtggattatgttggagtctcttttactttatgagaactctgttattaaagtcttgcttccgccactgttaaagtgcgcatgtttattctgaaccttacttatggtattgtaaactattattactgtatatcgggaaacaagttatctaaataaagttatggtatgtttccaaccttttagccgaagtgtttagttgttttacagaaaaaaaattcccttggtttttagggattgcagattggtccttagactttgttaggttactaatgtgactcctcagttgagaaattggggtgttacactcaCAGTCGCCACCACTCTCCATCTTCCTAGCTCTCTCACAGCCACCAGCCCGCCACCACTTCATCTTCCTCTCTCACAGTGGCCAGCCCACCACCGCTCCATCTCCTTCTCTCACAGTCGCTCCTCATTTTCCTACTAAGGTCGTTTGTATCACCGCGCAACCAAGAAACACGGCGATCTCGATCATGCTACCGCTGAGATCTTCGTCGTTGTCGTCGTTGAGGGAGATCGAAGATAAATGTTGGAAGATCGAAGATCGAAGATGGAAGGATCGAAGGTTCCAGGGTTTTATTTCCCCTATGTTTTGTAATGATTTGGTCTCTGTTGGCCTGGATTTGATCTTGATTTTGTATGAATTTGATTTCTTTTGGTATAAATTTGGactccttcctcttcctctcaacttttttctcaaaattttcTTATGGGTCTGCAACGTGCAAACCGCCAGAACCGACCCGACGAATCTGAAAGCTTGTGTCGGACGGTGGCGGATTTGTAGTTTTGGCCATTTTCACCCGATCAAAACCGTGTTTTGGGCCCGAACCCGCTCGAATCCGACCGCTGGACAACCTTATTGGCTTCTATGTCTTTCCTTCAATATGATTTTAgtcatctttcaaaaaaatcatcACATGTCTTACTTATATATCttattttcttatcttttcTCAAGGACTTAGACTGTGTTTGATTTTCAGTTTGGCGGTCCGTTTGGGACATTAAAATTTGAGATCACACATTCTCATGTCTCAAACATGAAAGAGgttagggaattgttattcagaccccccgaCAACTATTTAGACCccttaaaaagtgaaaaaatactaaattacctttaatgaaaaaaaataaaaaaatcctcACCCCACTCCTTAcactctctctcctctctcctctctccttacctctttcctATTTCTTCcacctaccaccaccaccaccacccacctccaccaccaccacccacctccaccaccaccaccacccaccatctccgccaccaccaccgccaccgccaccaccgcggccgtcgccaccaccaccaccaccaccacaacctccatcttatgtcattttttaaaatttcaaactttAGGGAGTTGATTCtgtcattttaaattttttctgcAATTAAACGCACTCTAGAAGTGTCTGACTCACGCACTTTAGAAGTGCATGACAAACACACTTTTAAGGGgaggatttttttattttttttcattaagggtagTTTACTATTTTTGCATTTTTTGAGGGGTTTAAATAACTGTCGAGGGGGGTCTAAATAACAATTCCCAAGAGGTTATGGACCTCCATTTGGTGAAACTACTTTTAAACTGAAAATCAAACATACACGTACTTATCTAAAAAGGATAATTACATAAaggataaaatcattaaaacatattattaattgaaaaattaacgATGGGGACATGGGGTAGGAATAaaaagatagagagaaaaaaagatGTATATAAATATTTAGGTTAATGGCTAAATTAGTTATGATTTTGTAAGAgaatttgattttagtctctcGAGGTAAAATGCATTTAGGGCGGTCATTTTTATAACTACGGGCTATTTAAGTAAAATAATGCATCAGGTATGTTAGCATGTCGGGTCTCTAGGGAAGAGTCTCAACACCACATTGGAAAGTTCACACCCTCTAATTTATTTGCGTCTTTGTATTGGGATGCAATAGTTTAATCTACATCTTTCTTTATAGTGTTATGTTTGTAAACGAAAATAGTTATAATTCATTCACACATCAACTCAATtttcattataattttaatctatttcaaaaaaaaaatcaaattatcaatcacacattttatctttcttctttccacttatttttttttatagtgaAAATATGAAATGCGAACAACACAttattcaaaaactcaaaaaagtCAAGTTTACTTTTGCGTGCAGAAAGCGGTCAAATGTCCTTACTTGTTACCGAAGGAACACACTGACATGACCTGCTAATTGCAAAAGAAACTGTCAAAATAGTTTACAAATTAAACTCCGGCTTTAGCGGCTCAGTTCAAGGGCACAAACAAAAGCATCCCCTTACCATAAAAAGATAACAATCTAATTACTTACATGTTTTTGTAAACatcatcatatttttttttgaaaagaaaaacatcATCATTTAGAACATGTATGAATATGATTCAATCAAAATATATGTTTATTGTAACACATCATTTTAagtaggctaaaaagcatttttggcccctgatgttttaagtttgtgcaaattggAGGGGTAgatggtgcactgtttgaaaacatgagaggtagacgatgcactgtttgaaaacatgaggggtagaaacatcgacaaaaatagagtaggggcagaatttgcacaaacttgaaacatcaggggccaaaagtgctttttaaccTTTTAAGTACCACACATTAATCTGACTTAAAGTACTATAATAAATACCAAAATAAAATTGCACACCAGCACATACCATGACTCCTAATAATTAGGGTAGAAAAAAAccgttttcttttcctttctccaAGAACATACCGATCAGTGCGCTGCTCAAAATGCATTAGCACATGGTGAGTGGCCAATGAGTCGGTCCCACTTTAGTTGATCTGAATATCTGATTAGGAACTATTTGAAATTGGAGCAGGGCATTAGTTAACTAACTGCAGTCACCtacttctctttctttcctgGCCACAATCCTTCTCCTCCTTCTACTCTCTTCATTTCTTTCATCCACCCTCTATAATCTCATTTAGCTTTGTTGTCTCTTATCTCTCTATGTTATGGCATGTTTGACCATCCCATTTGATGTCTGATTCATCATTGTTAAAACAATGTTTGCAGCATTGGCAAATCAGATTAGTCcccaaaaaagaagaagcaaaCAAAAACATTTGTTTAGTAGTTAACAAATTCTTCTTAGCAACAAAGCTGATCTCAATGGAGAATAATTGGAGTTTGCTTGTTTAATTTGCTGACttttaagttaatttttttaatttgagcATGTTGTATTCTACATATATAGTATTTAGTTGTTAAAGTATCGTAGTACCTCTGTTCCAGAGTTTGACATTCTCCAATTCCTGATATATATTGCTGCCCTCAATTGCCTAGTGAGATCTTGGCTGATTCCTAATTAACAACTCTCATATTCCTGAATCTTACCAAGCCATAACAAttgaaaatccaaaaaaaaatgtaagaagcatgtaataattttaatttacatTGATATTATATTAAGCAAGCACATTAAGACAAAGATACAGAGGAGATAAATGCAAGAGGGAGGTAGCCTATAATTAAAGCCACATGGCAAACAAATCAATGTGACAGCAGAGGACATAGCTACCCTCCCATGACATTATTGAGTGAGTTGTCACAACTCACAACACTCTCCTCTTTCTGAGAATTTCAACATTGATCAGTAAGGTCTCTCTCCATAGTAGTTACCAGGAGGATCATAGTTGCAGGTCATGAAAGTTCCCTGACCACCAGAACATGTAACACTAGCACACCCAACTTTCCTAGTGTCACCCCACACGATCTGCGTATAATGTCCACACATCTCTCCATTTGCACAAGAGTTATGCCAGTAATTGTACCACTGGCGCTCCTCCACCCAAGCATCGACCGCTTGTGAGGGCTTCCACCCGGTGCCACTGCCCCAGAAAATGTTCTCACCATATGGCCCGTTTGAGTGCTCCAGGGCGCAGTCATTGCGCCTCTGGTTCGCGTACCATTGCGCGTAGTGCTCCAGTTTGGAGTCCCACACCAATGGCTTCAACCTCAGCAGGGAACGAGCTCTGTTCTGAGGGATCAAAAATTGGTTAGCAAAGCTTCTTTGTGGCTTTTGGATTGGGACGAGGTAGGCATTGGCATGAGTGGCTAATGTGAACACCACCAACAGAAAAAGAGTGATGAAACATTTCAGGCTCAGAGAATGATTGGAACTGTAATGGCTCATTTTTGCCTGAGATTTCTAAGCAGGGGATATGTGTATTTATATACATGTAAATGGTAATGAGACTGAGAGTGAGGCCTGCATTGTCAACTCTTGGCATTGGTGGCATCCATGTTCTCTAATGattgccatttttttttactttaattttgctattttaaaattaaagaagAGAATTTATGCATTTGATTGAAACGTTTAATTTGTCAGtttttttctctctaaatttcCATTGGCTAACTATATCTCCACCTTTCTAGGCCAATGAAGCTCATGAGTCATgagattattattttttaattggcttaaatactctgtaggtccctgaaattgtaccccgtatcaaaataagtccctgaattttttttttccgattccgggtccctagaaaaatttatttgatcaaaataagtccctacgccgaagaagacagtggttgcctcctcattgtttccacaaaccatgaaataacatgtttaaaacacTCCTAGACCTTCATATATCTGATTTGGGCGAAGAAATCAcaagaaacaaagctaaaacAAAGAAACCGAGAAGCTCCATAAATTCCGGCGATAAAAAATCAACTTGCGACTggccttttctcttcaactgtgacgacccagcccacgagaccaccaccactgagttccttaggacgagacgaagccggcccaacaccctggtcgtagcgccgccatgaccgccgtcgtcaaccaccgtcttctccggcgtagggacttattctgattaaaaaaacaattccagggatccggaatcggaaaaaaaattttcagggacttattttgatacggggtacaatttcagggacccctagagtatttaagcctttttaatTTGTATAATTAGGGTATCTTCTGTGGTGGTTGACTCGATCAACAGGATCCACATCCGATCGAGCTCCTTCTCTAATCGCACCCATCATTAAAGGAATCCAAACGATCACCCCCTTGTGACTACTACCCGCATTAGGGCCTAAGTATCTAAGGCGTTTATATATATCATCTCATCACGAGCTTTTCCATTTAGCTATACAAATGCAGGTGTGGAGCTCAAGACTCGAGGTCTTGCTCATGAGGCCACCCCAACCATCAGCTCCCTGAAGACAAGAGACTGAATGGTTGCGATTCACATCAATAGTAGGCACTCATCGTAATTCTCGAGACTTCCTTATCTAGCACATTCACAAGTATAAAATTAACGTCAAGCCCATAGATCGAATAAGTATATATACACATTTCATTCCAACACTTAGCGAAATTCCAAAATCCCCAACCTCTAACTTAGGCTTTAGAGTGGACGACCTTCAAACTCTTCCTTTTTCCTTCCTCCAAGCTCTTTCCAGATTCCATTTAATATTTAATCAGAGTTTCACCGTTCATTTTCAATCAACACTATTGCTGTGACTTGACCGGATTCGTCTGAGTATCTTTACAGGTAGTAGCTGTGAGACTAATTTATCATCTCAGTGACAATACAATAAGCAGCAGTACACTAGCCAACAAATTTTTCCCATTCATAAAAAATGAGGAAAGGGACAAAATTAGTCTCCCATAAAAGATAActtttcattgtagattaaattGATTTGGTGTAATTGTCTTAAGATGATGTTGTAATTAATAGGAATggatgaagttttttttttataggcaaatgttagtggttagttgttagtaagttagaaaatcccttcaaagttCCCTTTCAGGATTCAAACCCTGAACCTTCCCCTCTCCACCCTTATGTcctctagctcttaccacttaagctaacCATCAGGGACAGGAATGGATGAAGTATAATTTAAcaagaaattaatatttttattcatcttgctttaattaattaatgtgtATGCTAACTACTCGAAATTACTGTTTACATTACAATGATTAATGAGGCACGGGGTCTTCCTTGTCCGAGAACTGAGGCGGGAATTGAGACACCGAGGATTAAGGCCTTGATTTACGTTAACTTAGAACACAAATTCCCGTTTTACGTTACTCATGCTCATTATCAGTTATTAAATACGTAAAAAAACTAAAAGCTGAAAGACTTGCCTTAACCTGAGAATTAAATAAAGTACTTCCTATGTAacccaaaaaattaaattacttCGAATACTTTTTCAGCATCAGAATTCAAAATATTGCTCAAGAGAAAAATGAAGGTGAAATCTCAAATACTCAACGCTagagttttttctttttcttatttatttttgtgttttattgCTCTTAATTTTGAGTCAGGTGTGAACGTGTGGTGAATGTCAAATGTCTTACTAAGAGTGTGTTTCCTAGAAATCAAACTCTCAATGTAAAGATTCAAATAACCACTTTTTACCAATGTAACCAACAACCGTTAGATATCAACGCTCGAGTTTATTAtgatttagattaaaaaatgattttaaatttgtgttaattaatttttttttttgaaaaaaattcatgTAAAGTAGTAATgtcttttttttaagaatacATATCAACCTTGTACTCTAATAAAGTAGAGTCATCATTCTGATCATTGAGTCCCTCTACTTCAACACACATTCTCACAATGAGCTGCGACATCAATTTTTAAATATCTCAATAAAAAAACTCTTTAATTCACTCACCTCAAATCAATTCaattaatctaaataaaaagaCCCTATTTTTAAATATCCCAATAAAAAACTCTTTAAATTCACTAACCCCAAATCAATTTAATCAATTTCAATTAAATACTATGTTTTTGATTTTACAGTTTTTTATATTTACTCTAGTACTTTCCCTCTGagtcttttttgtttttgaatgtCCTTTGCATCTTGACCCAACTGGGCCTCCAATTTATCTAACCTTTCTTGATCACTCAATATGAACTGAACCCAATGTTTGGGCCGACGTATTAATCAAATGCTTGCTTTGGCCATAAAAAGTCATCTTAATTGACTACCAAAAACAAATCATTGTAATGGATTTTCATTGATTTTTATTAAGTTGAGGTCGATATATCTTTAGTCCATATAAGATTTAGAAAAATCAGGTTTGGTACCAGAAAATCTTTTGCATCAActtagtttatttaatttttttattccaaaaagTTCTCCATAATCTCAAAAGAGAAGTACTACTAAATTAACactctcttttcatttttttatttgattaatatTAGCATAGGTcaactaattattaattacacTAGATTACACTAGCAGTGTAAAGAAGCTCCTCTATTATGGTTCTGTTTCTATTACCCAAGGATTAGGCTATTAAGGCTGTTGGCTAACGACAAGATGATCGATGGGCGAGAATAGACACGAGCTAGCAAAAAAAGTTTAAGAGTACGTAGGGTCGCGCTTTAAATTAATTAGTCCTACCAACATGCCTCTTTACTTTCTCAGTGTATTGATTTCTGGCGACACATACGGCTAGTATGGAAGTGGTTCATCATGGACCACTTATATCTTACCATAGTGTTATCATGGTCCTGAAATAACATGCATTGTTAAGAGTATTTTTTAGCCTTtagatttattaataaataattttaacggTTCAAATGACATAACATATAAA
This window harbors:
- the LOC130715471 gene encoding pathogenesis-related protein PR-1-like, encoding MSHYSSNHSLSLKCFITLFLLVVFTLATHANAYLVPIQKPQRSFANQFLIPQNRARSLLRLKPLVWDSKLEHYAQWYANQRRNDCALEHSNGPYGENIFWGSGTGWKPSQAVDAWVEERQWYNYWHNSCANGEMCGHYTQIVWGDTRKVGCASVTCSGGQGTFMTCNYDPPGNYYGERPY